One genomic segment of Aquipluma nitroreducens includes these proteins:
- a CDS encoding GIY-YIG nuclease family protein produces MERGGYIYILTNKKHTVLYTGVTSNLMNRLYERRNGLYQKSFTSRYNVTKLVYYEGFIHIEEAIAREKQIKAGSRQKKLDLINGFNSNWEDLTDTIE; encoded by the coding sequence ATGGAACGAGGAGGCTACATATATATCTTAACCAACAAGAAACATACAGTACTTTATACCGGAGTAACCAGTAATCTGATGAACCGTCTATATGAACGCAGAAATGGACTGTACCAAAAATCGTTCACTTCGCGATACAACGTAACAAAGCTTGTTTATTATGAAGGATTTATCCACATCGAAGAAGCCATTGCACGGGAAAAACAAATCAAAGCAGGTTCGCGTCAGAAAAAACTGGATTTGATAAACGGATTTAACTCCAACTGGGAAGACCTAACTGATACCATCGAATAA
- a CDS encoding Kelch repeat-containing protein, with the protein MDFKIRHWCLLLCILISGACQKFESTPISDWTQLNDFPGEARASATSFTWQDKAYVCLGRSGWKVDFLNDLWEYDSQTDQWTRKADFPGAARVKAIGAVIGDKAYVGLGAIAPYTGPIYKDLWEYDLKNDTWKQVASFPGEASNDLFYAVIDDCIYTTEGYTSTQYKPDTYKYNPKTNEWTRLKDCPVKRSGTAGFAIGKNFYVGTGFDSERYKDFYCYSTETDSWNRVADLPKARVLSKGLSINGLGYIMLGRYWNGSLNGGRLLSDVVSYDPATNEWTKCGDFPGGARQNVVAFTLNGKGYVVGGEDDVERESDVWMFQP; encoded by the coding sequence ATGGATTTTAAAATAAGGCATTGGTGCCTGCTTTTGTGTATTCTTATTTCAGGTGCCTGTCAAAAATTTGAATCAACGCCCATCAGCGATTGGACGCAGCTAAATGACTTTCCGGGAGAGGCGCGTGCTTCGGCTACCTCTTTTACCTGGCAGGACAAAGCATACGTCTGCTTGGGGCGATCGGGTTGGAAAGTTGATTTTCTGAATGACCTTTGGGAATATGACAGTCAAACTGACCAATGGACACGCAAAGCAGATTTCCCTGGCGCGGCAAGAGTAAAAGCAATCGGAGCAGTAATCGGGGATAAAGCTTATGTTGGTCTGGGTGCTATTGCACCCTATACAGGTCCCATCTACAAAGATCTTTGGGAATATGATTTAAAAAACGATACCTGGAAACAAGTAGCATCATTCCCCGGGGAAGCCTCGAACGATTTATTCTATGCAGTAATTGATGATTGTATTTATACAACCGAAGGCTATACAAGTACACAATATAAACCGGACACATACAAATACAATCCAAAGACCAACGAATGGACACGTCTGAAAGATTGCCCCGTAAAGCGTTCGGGAACGGCAGGATTTGCAATCGGAAAGAATTTTTATGTTGGTACAGGCTTTGACAGTGAACGGTATAAAGACTTTTACTGTTACTCTACCGAAACTGACAGTTGGAACAGAGTAGCCGATTTACCGAAGGCACGTGTTCTATCGAAAGGATTATCAATTAACGGACTAGGCTACATTATGCTGGGACGCTATTGGAACGGATCATTGAATGGGGGCAGATTACTCTCGGATGTCGTTAGTTATGATCCTGCAACCAATGAATGGACAAAGTGCGGCGATTTTCCTGGTGGTGCCCGGCAAAACGTTGTTGCGTTTACACTCAACGGGAAAGGCTATGTTGTGGGAGGTGAAGATGATGTTGAACGGGAATCGGATGTTTGGATGTTCCAACCCTAA